One Etheostoma cragini isolate CJK2018 chromosome 6, CSU_Ecrag_1.0, whole genome shotgun sequence DNA window includes the following coding sequences:
- the LOC117946932 gene encoding trypsin-3-like encodes MKIFLLLTLFGGAAAVALKEDNKIVGGYECSKNSVPHQVSLFTGYNFCGGTLLSDEWVLSAAHCQTKSDVEVRLGEHDIWQPEGTEQHIMSGKFIRHPDYNSGTQDSDIMLIKLRRPAILNSYVSPATLPSKCASDGTMCQVSGWGSLRPSNEGSRYPDKLQCLDIPLLSDDTCFNSYPFKFTENMICAGFLEGGKDSCQGDSGGPLICDGELQGVVSWGHGCALKKKPGVYTKVCNYISWIKNTMASG; translated from the exons ATGAAGATTTTCCTTCTTTTGACTCTCTTTGGAGGGGCAG CTGCAGTTGCCCTGAAGGAGGATAACAAGATTGTTGGAGGATATGAGTGTTCGAAGAATTCTGTGCCCCACCAAGTCTCTCTCTTCACTGGGTACAACTTCTGTGGTGGGACTCTTCTGTCTGATGAGTGGGTGCTCTCTGCTGCACACTGCCAAACAAA GTCAGATGTAGAAGTTCGACTGGGGGAGCATGACATCTGGCAACCTGAAGGGACTGAACAGCACATTATGTCTGGCAAATTTATTCGCCACCCTGACTACAATTCCGGCACACAGGACAGTGATATCATGCTGATTAAACTACGTCGACCTGCCATTCTGAACAGCTATGTGAGCCCTGCTACACTCCCTTCAAAGTGTGCCAGCGATGGTACAATGTGCCAAGTCTCTGGATGGGGGAGTCTTCGTCCCAGCAATGAGGGCT CAAGGTACCCTGATAAGTTGCAGTGCCTGGACATCCCTCTCCTGAGTGATGACACATGCTTTAATTCATATCCTTTCAAATTCACTGAAAACATGATCTGCGCTGGCTTTCTGGAGGGAGGAAAGGACTCCTGCCAG GGTGACTCTGGGGGTCCCTTGATCTGTGACGGAGAACTCCAGGGAGTTGTGTCTTGGGGGCATGGCTGCgctttgaaaaagaaacctggggtttaCACAAAAGTTTGCAATTACATTTCCTGGATCAAGAACACCATGGCATCTGGCTGA